In Phycisphaerae bacterium RAS1, the genomic window ATCAGGTCGATGACCGGCCGCTTGATGCCGTTGTAGAAGCACTCCAGGCTGGCCGAGGCGATCATCGGACCGATCGCCCACAGGGCGTAGCGCAGAAACTGAATCTCGCGCTCCTGCACGTCCGGCGGGTGCTGGCCGATCCGGCCCAGCAGCGGGAACCATCGCTCGACGGTCGCCGCGATCGGCGCGCTGAGCAGCGCCGCCGCCGCCGCGATGTAAAGCGCCTGCCAGACGTACGATCCGCCGCGCTGCGGCTCGCCGCGGCCGTCGGCCTGGGAGACGAACGTCTGAACGGCCTGGGCCAGGCCCATGCCCAGGCAGGCGATGACGAACAGGAAGATTGTTGACGGCGAAATCGCCGCCTGGGCGGCCGTGCCGAGCTGCGAAACCATGACGAAGTCGATGAACCCCATCAGCATGCGCGAGAGCGTCACGCCGATCATCGGCAGCGCGAGGATCAGCAGCACGCGGACGGCGTGTCTGCGACGGTCGGCGATTTCGAGTTTCTCGATCACGCTGATGCCTTCTGGCTGGGCAAACAAAAAACCCTGGCCTCATTCGTGCCAGGGTCGCCGTGTCTGTCGTTTCGTGCTTGACGTTACGAGCGCGGCACCCGGGCGGGCAGGACGGCAACCGGATTGTCCTTGACCGACCGAGGCATTGATGCGCTCCGTTCCACGTTCGGCACTGGTTCGTTGAGACGCCGACGGGCGCGACCGCGTGCCCGCGCAAAGGCGGCGGGCTCGGCGCCCAACCAGTGATTCGTCGATTATTATTTCGGGGCACGTTCGAAACGTCAATAACCCGGCTTGCGCGTGTATAAGGGTCGGGTGGACGGACGTGCGACAGCTTGGAGCGTTGTGACCGCCAATCCTGACAATGAGCGGCGTGCCCATCATTCGAAGGGCGCATGCCGGCGCCAGGGACTGAAGTCCCTGTTAACTCACGAGCGCCCTCCGGGCGCGAGCGTCGCGCTTGCTTGCACGGCGCGTTCTGACCGCGCGCTTGCTTGCACGGCGCGTTCTGACCGCGCGCTTGCTTGCACGGCGCGGTCTGACGTTGCGCTTGCTCGCGCGGCGCAGCCAGAAGGTGCGCCTGTCCGAACCCGCCGCGCCAAGCGGCGGGGTGACGTTCGCCCCCTCCGGCTTGCGCTTCCGTTGGGTTTGCTCGCCTGCCTCGCAACCAGCGCGCCAGCGCAGCCCGTGCAGGGCAAAGTCACCAGCGTCGGCTTTCCGTCAAAGGTCAATAGCGGGCTGCTGATCCGCGAGGGGCAGTGGTTCCCGATCGCGATGCAGCTCGCCACGCCCGGCAGCGAGCCGGTGCAGGTCGATCTGCGCTGCGAGGGCGCCGACATCGACGGCGACCGCGTGCGGTTTCTCGAACGCGGGGTGACCATCACACCCGACGCCGGCCCGAAGCGCGCCTGGTGCTACGCCGTCAAGTTCCGCACCGAAATCGACAGCGCCTCCGCCGCCAACTCCGAGCTGACCGTCGATCTGATCGCCGCGGACGGCGGCGTCGTCCAGCGAATCGCCCTGCCGCCGTTCGAGACGCTCGACAACCAGACCATGCTCGTGCTCGATATCAGCGAGCAGCCGATTGTGAAGCTGAACACGCTGGAGACGCCGCGCTGGGCCCCCTACGACTCGGCCCGCGGCCGGCGCCCCTACTATCGCAACGTCTGCATCTCACAGATGGCGTCGCGCGACCTGCCCGACCGGTGGATCGGCTTGGAATCGGTCGATCTCATCGTCTGGGACCGGCCCAATCCGAGCGGCACGAGCATCGCGCAGATCGATGCGCTCAAGACGTGGGTCCGCAACGGCGGGCAACTGCTCATCGGCCTCGGAACCTCGTGGCCGCTGCTGCAAAGAAGCGCGCTGGCGGACATTCTGCCCTTCGAGGGGCAGGGCGGAACCATCGAGACGCAATCGCTGGAGCTGTTCTTCTCTAGAATGGTGGAAAGCGAGGTCAAAGTCCGCGAGTTCGTCTCCCTCGTGACGATCGCCACGCCGCAGCTCAGCCCGACGGCGGTGCCGCTCGGCAACGACCGCGCCAACGGGCAGATCTTCACGATGGCCGCGGCGCGCTTCGTCGGTTCCGGCCGCGTGATGGCCGTCGCCGCAAGCTTGCGCGACCTCACCTCGGCGCCCGTCAATGCGACGTTCTGGTCGTCCCTGCTCGACCTGAACCCGCTCACCAGGAAGTTTCGCGAGAACGAGGAGAGCGCGCTGCAGCAACTGGTCGGCCTGACCGGCTCGGAGCAGCTCTTCTCGGGCGTCGTGCGTCCGGCCGATTTCTCCGGGGTCAGCAGCGTCTTCGTCGCCGCGGCATTCATCTTTGTCTCCGCCTACATCCTGCTCGCGACGGTTGCGAGCTGGACCTGGCTTAAACGCTACCAACTCACCGCGATCAGTTGGACGGTCTTCGCGGCGTTTGCGGTCGCCGGCAGCGCCCTGGGGCTGGGGACGGTGAGCGTGACGCGCGGGCTGTCGCAGGGGGTGCAGTCGTCGGCGATCGTCGATCTGGAGGCCGGATCGCCGCAGGCGCGGGCCCGCGCCTGGATCGGCTACGGCAGCGGCGCGCGCCAGAACGTCGATCTTTCGCTGTCGGGCGAGGGCGCCTACCTGCGGGCGATGGCCCGCGGCCCGCGGCAGGAAAGCACGTACGCCACCGCGGGTTCGTACGACGTCTCGCCCCAAAAAGGGACGCTCAGCGATGTGCCGCTGCGCGCCACGCTGAAACAGTTCGAGGGTTTCTGGTCAGGCGACGTCGGCGGCGTCATCAACGCCCAGATCACGCTGGACCGATCGACCGGCTACGTCTCGCCTCAAAGCTGGATCGAGAACGGGCTGCGCGTGCCGCTGCTCGGCGGGGTGCTGCTCTTCATTGACCCGCGCTTCGAGCAAGTGCCGCCGCGGATTTCGGGCCAGACGCGCAACTGGCGGAATCGCGACCCGGTTCCGCCGGCGATGAACGTGCTGGCGCTGCCGGTGCCGGCGCTGCAGGCGGGCGACCGGACGCAGGGCCAGCTTGGCGCCGCTGCATACGCGCGGGCCGAGCAGGCGCTGGCGCGCTGGATCGCCGACGGCGCCAAGAAGCCCGACGAGCGGCCCGATCTTCTGTCGCTGTGGCGAATGCAGCAGTCTTGGGGAGGCAATCTTGGCGCCCCGCCGGACGTGCCCATCGGCCTGGAGAACGCTCAGGCCAAGGCGGCGTTGCTGCTCTCGACCTACAACCTGCACCTGCACAACGCGTCGGAAACGAATTTGGACTCGATCGGCAAGCCGGTCAGCCTCGACGGACTGGTGAACTGCGACATTACGCACTGGCTGACGCGCGGGCAGGGCATTCTGCTGCTGGCGGCGGACCATCCGGGGCCGGTGCAACTGGAGCGCGACGGCAAGCCGCTGCGGGCGCGCTCCGGATTTTCGCTGTATCGCGTAAGGGTCCCGGTCAGCTACACCGGCGCCCCGCCACGCCCAGACGCCGCGGAGGCGCCATGATTATTCAGACAATCAACCTGACGAAGCGCTACGACAACCTCGTGGCGCTCAAGAACCTGCATCTGAACATTGAGGAAGGAGAGTGCTTCGGGTACATCGGTCCGAACGGGGCGGGGAAGACGACGACGATTCGCATTCTGGCGACGCTGCTGCGGCCGACCTGGGGCGAGGCGCGCGTCTGCGGCCATGTCGTCGGCTACGAATCGCGAAAAATCCGCCCGCTGATCGGCTACGTGCCCGATTTCTTCGGCGCCTATGAAGACATGGTCGTGCAGGAATACCTGGAGTTCTTCGCCGCGGCGTACAACATCACCGGCAAGAAACGGGCGCAGATCGTCGGCGACGTGCTGGAACTGACCGACCTGAGCTACAAGCGCGACGCGCTGGTGGACAGCCTGTCGCGCGGCATGAAACAGCGGCTGAGCATCGCCCGCGTGCTGCTGCACGACCCGAAGGTGCTGCTGCTCGACGAGCCGGCCAGCGGCCTGGACCCACGGGCGCGGATCGAAATCCGCGAACTGCTCAAAGAGCTGCACCGCATGGGCAAGACCATCATCATCAGTTCGCACATCCTGCCCGAGCTGGCCGACCTGTGCAGCAGCATCGGCATTCTGGAGCAGGGCGAGCTGGTCTATCAGGGCTCCGTGACGGAGGCGCTGCGGCGGGCGCGGGTCGGGACGACCGTGCACGTGATGACGCCCGACGACCAGGAAAAAGCGCGGCAGGCGCTGGCGGACCTGAAGGGCGTGCAAAGCGCGGTGATCCGCAACGGCGCGGTCGTAATCACGCTCGACAGCGACACGACGGATTTCACATTCATCGCCGAGGCGATGCTGGCCAGCCGGCTGCGGATTCATGAAATCAAGCAGGAGGAGATCAACCTGGAAACGGCCTTCATGCGGCTGACGAAAGGCATCGTGCAGTAGCGCTGCGCCCGCTCCCCGCGATTCTTGGACATGCCTGGGGCTGACGGCTAGCATGTCTGTTGAGCGGCCTCGCGCCGCTGAAGTCAAGGAGCCGTTCGAATGCTGCTGCGTCAGAAAGACCGCGACACTGTCGATCTCTCGCTCTCCCTCTCGCAGTTGAAGAAGCTCTACGTTGCACTCTTCCGCCAACTGCACGACGCCGGCCCGGCCGGATTCGACGACCTGGACGAAGACGACATGCTCCTGACGCTTCAGACCTACCTTCAGCGGCGTGCCGGCGAGCAGGGCGTCGACTGCACCATCCACCGCGACTGGGAGGCGTTTCTCGGCGTGAACGACGCCCCTTCCTGCGAGCAGCGATTCGCCGCGCGCAATGGCGGCGACGCCCGCCCCGCCGACGCCGGCCAGGACGCCTGATGCCGGCACGCGAACCGCACATCATCGCCGTCTACCCCGGCTCGTTTGATCCGCTCACGCTCGGACACCTGAACATCATCCGCCGCGCTGCGCGGCTGTTCAACGAGCTGATCGTCGGCGTCGGCGTGAATCCCGACAAGGCGCTGCTGTTCAGCGCCGAGGAACGGCTGGCGCTGATCGAGCCGCACATTCATGAGCTGCCCAACGTCCGTGCCGAAGCCTACGCCGGTCTGACGATCGATTTCGCCAAGCACTGCGCCGCGCGCGTCCTGGTCCGCGGCATCCGCGACCTGGCGGACCTCAGCGGCGAAATCCAGCAGGCCGCGGTGAACCAGCTCATCGGCGGCGTCGAAACGGTCTTCCTGTTGACCAGCGATCAGCACACGCTGACCTCCAGCACCTATATCAAGCAGATTTTCCAGCTCGGCGGCGGCGATCTGTCGCGCGTGAAACGGCTCGTGCCGCCCAACGTCGCAGACAAGCTGGCCGAGAAACTCGCCCGCACGCAGCGGAGCGAGGTC contains:
- the coaD gene encoding Phosphopantetheine adenylyltransferase, coding for MPAREPHIIAVYPGSFDPLTLGHLNIIRRAARLFNELIVGVGVNPDKALLFSAEERLALIEPHIHELPNVRAEAYAGLTIDFAKHCAARVLVRGIRDLADLSGEIQQAAVNQLIGGVETVFLLTSDQHTLTSSTYIKQIFQLGGGDLSRVKRLVPPNVADKLAEKLARTQRSEVNGPR
- the yxlF_5 gene encoding putative ABC transporter ATP-binding protein YxlF; protein product: MIIQTINLTKRYDNLVALKNLHLNIEEGECFGYIGPNGAGKTTTIRILATLLRPTWGEARVCGHVVGYESRKIRPLIGYVPDFFGAYEDMVVQEYLEFFAAAYNITGKKRAQIVGDVLELTDLSYKRDALVDSLSRGMKQRLSIARVLLHDPKVLLLDEPASGLDPRARIEIRELLKELHRMGKTIIISSHILPELADLCSSIGILEQGELVYQGSVTEALRRARVGTTVHVMTPDDQEKARQALADLKGVQSAVIRNGAVVITLDSDTTDFTFIAEAMLASRLRIHEIKQEEINLETAFMRLTKGIVQ